From the Mycobacterium noviomagense genome, the window CCGATGGCGCCGCGGCGATCGTGCTCGCCGCCGACGACCGCGCTCGTGAGCTACGCGAAAACCCCGCCTGGATCACCGGTTTCGAGCACCGCATCGAATCTCCCGTACTCGGTGCCCGTGACCTCACGGAGTCGCCGTCGACAAGGGCGGCGACCAGGATCGCTACCGGCGGCACGATGCGCACGATCGACGTCGCCGAAATCCATGCCCCGTTCACCCACCAGCACCTCATCCTCACTGAGGCCATGCGGATACCGGCGTCGGCCCAGGTGAACCCGTCGGGCGGTGCGCTGGCGGCCAATCCGATGTTCGTCGCCGGCCTTGAGCGAATCGGGTTCGCCGCACAACACATCTGGAACGGCTCGGCGCGGCGGGTGCTGGCACACGCCACCAGCGGCCCTGCGCTGCAACAGAATTTGGTCGCGGTGATGGAAAGGAAGAACTGATGGCGCGCCAACGACGATGCAGAGCGCGGAGCGCGATGAGGAGGAGTGGCGCGGATGACTAAGCAAGTCGCCGCCGTCCTCGGCACCGGGCAGACGAAATACGTCAAAGAGCGCCGGGATGTCTCGATGAACGGCATGGTGCGCGAGGCCATCGACCGGGCACTGGCCGATTCCGGCGTCACGTTCGACGACATCGACGCCGTCGTGGTGGGCAAGGCACCCGACTTCTTCGAGGGCGTCATGATGCCCGAACTGTTCATGGCCGACGCCGTTGGCGCTAGCGGAAAGCCGCTGATCCGTGTGCACACCGCCGGTTCGGTGGGTGGTTCGACCGGCGTCGTCGCGGCCAGCCTTGTGCAGTCAGGCAAGTACCGTCGCGTGCTGGCGATGGCCTGGGAAAAGCAGTCGGAATCCAACGCGATGTGGGCGCTGTCGATTCCGGTGCCGTTCACCAAACCCGTCGGCGCAGGAGCAGGTGGTTACTTCGCTCCGCACGTCCGGGCATACATCCGCCGCTCGGGGGCCCCGACCCATATCGGCGCCATGGTCGCGGTCAAAGACCGCCTCAACGGCGCCAAGAACCCGCTGGCGCACGTGCAGCAGCCCGACATCACCCTGGAGAAGGTGCTGTCGTCCCAAATGCTCTGGGATCCAATCCGATTCGACGAGACCTGTCCTTCGTCAGACGGCGCCTGCGCGCTTGTCATCGGCAACGAGGAGATCGCCGATCAGCGTGTCGCCGAGGGTCACCCAGTGGCATGGATTCACGCCACCGCGCTGCGCACCGAGCCGCTCGCATACGCCGGGCGCGACCAGGTCAACCCGCAGGCCGGCCGGGACTGCGCGGCCGCGCTGTGGAAAGCGGCCGGCATTACCAGCCCGATCGACGAGATCGATGCCGCCGAGATCTACGTGCCGTTCTCGTGGTTCGAGCCGATGTGGCTGGAGAATCTGGGATTTACCCCCGAGGGCGAAGGCTGGAAGCTCACCGAGGCCGGCGAGACCGCCATCGGCGGGCGGCTGCCGGTGAACCCTTCTGGCGGCGTGCTGTCGTCCAACCCGATCGGCGCCTCGGGCCTGATCCGGTTCGCCGAGGCGGCCATCCAGGTGATGGGCAAGGGCGAGGCGCACCAAGTCCCCGGTGCACGAAAAGCCCTGGGCCACGCCTATGGCGGCGGCTCCCAGTACTACTCCATGTGGGTGGTAGGGGCCGACAAGCCGTGACCGGTCACATGAAGTACACCTGCAGTATCGCGATGGGGCCGATCGACGAACTGCTCGACATCGCCCGCATCGCTGAGGAAGTCGGCTTCGACGCGATCGCGTTGCCGGATTCGCTGTTCTACATGGAAAAGGCGGCCGCCGACTACCCCTACACCGCCGACGGGTCGCGGATGTGGGACGAGAACACTCCGTGGGTCGACCCGTTGATCGCCGCCGCCGCGATGGGAGCGGTGACTACACGGCTGCGGTTCTACACCAACGTGATGAAGCTCGGCTCCCGCAACCCGCTGCTGCTGGCCCGCCAAGTCGGCTCGGTCGCCAACCTGACCAACAACAGGTTCGGTTTCGGAGTCGGCATAGGTTGGGCACCAGAGGAATTCGAATGGTGTGGGCAGCCGTACAAGCGTCGCGGGGCCCGGGTCGACGAGATGATCGAGGTCATCAAGCTGGTGCTCGGCGGCGGCATGGTTGAATTCCACGGCGAGTTTTACGACTTCGACAGGCTGCAGATGAGCCCGGCGCCCAGTCAGCCGGTGCCGTTCTATGTCGGCGGACACACCGAGGTCGCTTTGAAGCGCGCGGCACGGGTCGGCGACGGCTGGACCAGCGCGATGATGACTGCCGAGCAACTCGCCCAAACCATCGGCCGGCTGGGCGAGTTGCGCTCCGAATACGGTCGCGCCGACCAGCCATTCGAGTACCAAGCGGTGTGCATCGATAAGTTCGGCGTTGACGGGCACCGAGAGCTCGCGCAGATCGGCGTCACCGACAACATCGTCATCCCCTGGGTTCTCGAGGGCCTGGGCTTCAATGCACCGCTGGACAAGAAACGCGACTCCTTGAAGCGCTTCGCCGACACTTACATCCACTCCGGCTGGCAGGACTGACTATGACCGACACGCAGACCAAGACCGAGCATCCCGCGCACGCGGCCGGCCGCCGCTCACGAGAAGCGGTGCAGGCCAAGGACAAACAGGCCTGGCTGGAGGTATTCGCCGACGACGCCATCGTCGAAGACCCGATCGGCCCCTCGGCTTACGACCCCGAAGGAAAAGGCCACCGAGGCCGCGACGCGATCTCGGCGTTCTGGGACAAGGCGATTGCCCCCACCGACAAGATCGAGTTTGACTTCCTCGACACCTTCCAGTGCGGCAACGAAGAAGCCAACGTCGGCAACATCGTCATCACCATGGGCGGACACCAGATCACCGCCGAAGGAGTCTTCACCTATAAGGCCAATGACGACGGCAAGCTGGTCGCGTTGCGCGCCTACTGGGAGATGGACCGCGCCGCCGCCACCGCGCGGCCCGTGTAGGCCGAGCAGACGCAAAAGCACCCTATTTCGTGCCGAAATGGGTGCTTTTGCGTCTGCTCGCCAAGCTAAATCGGCTCCAGACCGGTCAGATAGCGGCGGCCCAGGTCCTGGTAAGCCTGCGGGTTCACCTTCACCCATGTCTCAGCGCTGGTCCCGGCGAGCGGGCCTTTGACGCTGGCAGGTGATCCCACCACCAGCACGTCGGCGGGAATCTGCGTACCGGCCAGCACCAGCGCTCCGGCTGCGACCATGCTGCGAGGCCCAATGACTGCGCCGTCGAGGATCGTGGCGTGGTTGGCGATCAGCGCCTCAGCACCCACATGCACGCCGTGCAGCACGCACATGTGCGCCACCGTCGCCCCTGGACCGATGTCGACCGGGATGCCAGGGGGCGCGTGCAGCACCGATCCGTCTTGGACATTTGCGCCTTCGCGCACCACAATCGGCGCGTAGTCGCCCCGCAGCACGGTGTTGAACCACACCGACGCCCCCGCCTCGATCGTGACGTCGCCAATCAGCGACGCGGTCGGGGCGACGAATGCGGTCGGATCGACTTTCGGCGATCGGCCCTCGAAGGCAAACAGCGGCATCGTTCACATATACCGCAGGCCGGATATAGCCGCAGACCCGGTGTTATTGCCCATCTCCTCCTCAGACCGCCCGTGGTGAGCGTCGTCGCCGGGCGGCCACCGTCATTGCACGATCCGGGGCCAAAACTGTAACGTGTTCTAGTTAGAAGCTCAGAATGTTGGAGGTGTCATGGCTACCGAGACGGCCGCCATCCGCGAGATTGACGCCGGGGCCCTGCCCGGCCGGTACGCCCGCGGCTGGCATTGCCTCGGCCCGGTCAAGGACTATCTGGACGGCAAGCCGCACGGCATCGAGGCGTTCGGAACCCATCTGGTCGTGTTCGCCGACTCACAGGGCGAGTTGCACGTCCTCGACGGCTACTGCCGGCACATGGGCGGGAACCTCGCCCAGGGCACGATCAAGGGCGACGAGGTCGCCTGCCCGTTCCACGACTGGCGCTGGGGTGGCGACGGCAGGTGCAAGCTGGTGCCTTACGCCAAGCGCACCCCGAAGCTGGCCCGCACCCGGTCCTGGCACACCGATGTGCGCGGCGGCCTGCTTTTTGTCTGGCACGACCACGAGCGCAACCCGCCGCAGCCCGAGGTGCGAATTCCGGAGATCCCGGAGGCGCACAGCGACGAGTGGACCGGCTGGCGGTGGAACTCGATTCTGATCGAGGGCAGCAACTGCCGCGACATCATCGACAACGTCACCGATATGGCGCACTTCTTCTACATCCATTTCGGTCTGCCAACGTATTTCAAGAACGTCTTCGAGGGTCACATCGCGTCGCAGTATCTGCACAATGTCGGTCGCCCCGACGTCGACGACATGGGCACCACTTACGGCGAGGCGCACCTGGATTCGGAGGCGTCCTACTTCGGGCCGTCGTTCATGATCAACTGGCTGCACAACACCTACGGTGATTACAAGGCCGAGTCGATCCTGATCAACTGCCACTACCCGGTGACCCAGAACTCGTTCGTGTTGCAGTGGGGTGTCATCGTCGAAAAGCCCAAAGGCCTCGACGACGCGACCACCGACAAGCTTGCGGCGGCGTTCACCGAGGGTGTCAGCAAGGGCTTCCTGCAGGATGTCGAGATCTGGAAGCACAAGACCCGCATCGACAACCCGCTGCTTGTCGAGGAAGACGGCGCGGTTTACCAGATGCGTCGGTGGTATCAGCAGTTCTACGTCGACGTCGCCGATGTCACACCGGATATGACCGACCGGTTCGAGATCGAGGTGGACACCACCAAGGCGAACGAGTTCTGGCACGCCGAGGTCGAGGAGAACCTGCGGCGCAGGGCCGAAGAAGAAGCGAAAGGGCAAGCGACCGAGCCGTCACGATGACCCCGGACAACGAGCCGAACGTTCCCGACGTCGATCAGCTGGCACGGTCGATGCTTGCCCTGCATGGCGCCCACGGCGATGAACAACCGGCGCCGCAGCCCGGTAGCAGCGGCTCGACGGCGCCCGCCGTCCCCACCGACCCGAAACATGCTGCGGCGCTGCGCGAAGCCACCCAGCGCGACCGGGAGCGGTATCTCAGCTGGGGTCTGCAACCCGTTGATTGCCGCTACTGCCACGTCTCGGTGCTCGTCAGGAAGCTCGGGCCAGGACATACATCGGTGCAATGGAATTCGCATGCTGCCGAGCGCTGTGCCTACTTCGCCGAAGTACGGGAAACCGGTGGTGATACCGCGCGCATTCCGACGTGCCCGAAGCTGGCCGACAGCATCGATCATGCGATCGCCGAGGGCATTTTGGAGCCGGCGCCGTCCGCTCCGCCTCCGGGCGACGGCTAGTTGCGTGCGTGAGAAGACGCAAAAGCTCCTAATTTCCGAGGGAAATAGGGGCTTTTGCGTCTGCTCGCCGTCGTCCGCTACAGGCCGGCGAAGCGCTCCTTAACGGACTCCGCGGTCAGCCCGTAATCGCCAAGCGAATACGTGTGTTTCGGCGCCCGCGGGCCGCTCTTGCTTTCGGCGTGGCTTTTTTCCATGGCGGCCCGCGCCTCGTCGGTGAGCGTCAGCCCGAAGTGTCGGTAGGTCGCCTCCACGGTGCCAATAGGATCGGCGATGAAATCGGCGTAGTCGACGTCGTAGAACTGGGCCGGATCGTATTTGGCGCGCGCGGCGTTGAACCGCTCCAAACCTCGCGACCAGGTTTCCATTGAGTCGTAGCCGATCTGGGCGCCGACGAAGGTGTTCGACCATCCTTCGGTGGTGTGCTGCGCCAACGAGCACATCGAAGCCATGATCGTCTCGACCGGCCGATGGGTCTGGATCACGAGCGCGTCGGGGTAGGTCGCCATCAACGCGTCCAGCGCAAACAGATGGCTGGGGTTTTTGAGCACCCACCGCTTGTCGGCGTCGTTGAGACCGATCAGCTGAAGGTTCTTGCGGTGCCGGCGATATGCCGGCGTCCAGTCCTGCTCGGACAGCCATCGCGCATAGCTGGGCAGGTGGGCCAGCGTTTCATACGACACCGAATGAAACGACTGCCTCAGC encodes:
- a CDS encoding thiolase domain-containing protein, coding for MTKQVAAVLGTGQTKYVKERRDVSMNGMVREAIDRALADSGVTFDDIDAVVVGKAPDFFEGVMMPELFMADAVGASGKPLIRVHTAGSVGGSTGVVAASLVQSGKYRRVLAMAWEKQSESNAMWALSIPVPFTKPVGAGAGGYFAPHVRAYIRRSGAPTHIGAMVAVKDRLNGAKNPLAHVQQPDITLEKVLSSQMLWDPIRFDETCPSSDGACALVIGNEEIADQRVAEGHPVAWIHATALRTEPLAYAGRDQVNPQAGRDCAAALWKAAGITSPIDEIDAAEIYVPFSWFEPMWLENLGFTPEGEGWKLTEAGETAIGGRLPVNPSGGVLSSNPIGASGLIRFAEAAIQVMGKGEAHQVPGARKALGHAYGGGSQYYSMWVVGADKP
- a CDS encoding TIGR03619 family F420-dependent LLM class oxidoreductase; this translates as MKYTCSIAMGPIDELLDIARIAEEVGFDAIALPDSLFYMEKAAADYPYTADGSRMWDENTPWVDPLIAAAAMGAVTTRLRFYTNVMKLGSRNPLLLARQVGSVANLTNNRFGFGVGIGWAPEEFEWCGQPYKRRGARVDEMIEVIKLVLGGGMVEFHGEFYDFDRLQMSPAPSQPVPFYVGGHTEVALKRAARVGDGWTSAMMTAEQLAQTIGRLGELRSEYGRADQPFEYQAVCIDKFGVDGHRELAQIGVTDNIVIPWVLEGLGFNAPLDKKRDSLKRFADTYIHSGWQD
- a CDS encoding nuclear transport factor 2 family protein gives rise to the protein MTDTQTKTEHPAHAAGRRSREAVQAKDKQAWLEVFADDAIVEDPIGPSAYDPEGKGHRGRDAISAFWDKAIAPTDKIEFDFLDTFQCGNEEANVGNIVITMGGHQITAEGVFTYKANDDGKLVALRAYWEMDRAAATARPV
- a CDS encoding gamma carbonic anhydrase family protein, with the translated sequence MPLFAFEGRSPKVDPTAFVAPTASLIGDVTIEAGASVWFNTVLRGDYAPIVVREGANVQDGSVLHAPPGIPVDIGPGATVAHMCVLHGVHVGAEALIANHATILDGAVIGPRSMVAAGALVLAGTQIPADVLVVGSPASVKGPLAGTSAETWVKVNPQAYQDLGRRYLTGLEPI
- a CDS encoding Rieske 2Fe-2S domain-containing protein; this encodes MATETAAIREIDAGALPGRYARGWHCLGPVKDYLDGKPHGIEAFGTHLVVFADSQGELHVLDGYCRHMGGNLAQGTIKGDEVACPFHDWRWGGDGRCKLVPYAKRTPKLARTRSWHTDVRGGLLFVWHDHERNPPQPEVRIPEIPEAHSDEWTGWRWNSILIEGSNCRDIIDNVTDMAHFFYIHFGLPTYFKNVFEGHIASQYLHNVGRPDVDDMGTTYGEAHLDSEASYFGPSFMINWLHNTYGDYKAESILINCHYPVTQNSFVLQWGVIVEKPKGLDDATTDKLAAAFTEGVSKGFLQDVEIWKHKTRIDNPLLVEEDGAVYQMRRWYQQFYVDVADVTPDMTDRFEIEVDTTKANEFWHAEVEENLRRRAEEEAKGQATEPSR
- a CDS encoding sulfotransferase family protein; the protein is MTGLDDFGSDDDNYREALAVLLDSYRREADLTPLGSKMNRYFLRGALVARLLSEAAWKQYPEHADVVIERPIFVTGLVRTGTTALHRLLGADPAHQGLQMWLAEYPQPRPPRDSWESNPVYRELDAQYTRHHEENPGYTGLHFMAAAELEECWQLLRQSFHSVSYETLAHLPSYARWLSEQDWTPAYRRHRKNLQLIGLNDADKRWVLKNPSHLFALDALMATYPDALVIQTHRPVETIMASMCSLAQHTTEGWSNTFVGAQIGYDSMETWSRGLERFNAARAKYDPAQFYDVDYADFIADPIGTVEATYRHFGLTLTDEARAAMEKSHAESKSGPRAPKHTYSLGDYGLTAESVKERFAGL